The stretch of DNA AGAGGAGTTGATAAGCCAAGCTACTGCTATGCCGGTAGCGGTAGCTCCGGCAGCAGCGCCTACTGAGAAGAGGGTGGAGGAGAAGAAAGAGGAGAAGAAGAAGGAGGAGAGGAAGGAGGAGGAAGAAGCCGCTCTCGCTGGCTTAGGCGCTCTATTCGGCTGAAACTTTTTAAATTAAATCTCGAAACTATCCCGATTTATATGCGAGAGATAGAAGTGGAGTTCCTCAGATCCAGGGGATACGTGAGGAAGAGATGTCCCAAGTGCGGTGAGTACTTCTGGACCCTGAAGGAGAGGGAGACATGCGGGGAAGCTCCTTGCGAGCCTTACACGTTCATAGGACATAGGAAGCAGGATAAGAGCTTGGAGGAAGTGAGGGAGGATTTCCTGAGGTTCTTCGAGAGTAAGGGGCACACTAGGATAAACAGGTACCCAGTAATAGCGAGATGGAGGGAAGATCTATTCCTGACTAGCGCATCGATAGTAGACTTCCAGCCTTTCATAACGGCTGGCATAGTCCCTCCTCCAGCTAACCCCCTGACAATATCCCAGCCCTGCATAAGGCTGAAGGACATAGATAAAGTAGGGCCAACTATGGGGAGGCACCTCTCTATATTCGAGATGATGGCCCATCACGCTTTCAACACTAAGGAGAAGTTCGTCTACTGGATAGATAGGACTGTGGAGCTCTTCCACGAGTACGCGACTAGCGTGCTAGGTATACCTGAGGAGGAGATAACTTACAAGGAGGGGATATGGGAGGGAGGAGGTAACGCTGGCCCTGATCTAGAGCCTATAGTCGGTGGGCTGGAGATAGCTACGTTAGTCTTCATGCAGTACAGAGTTGAGGATGGGAGGTACGTGCCAATGGACACTAAAGTAGTGGACACTGGTTACGGCCTCGAGAGGATAACTTGGTTCCTGAGGGGGGATCCCACTGGGTTCCACGCTGTCTACGGAGACCTCCTCTACGATTTCATGAGTGAGCTAGGGGTGAGGGAGCCTGATTCATCTCTCCTCTCCGAGTACTCTAAGGTGTCCTCAATACTGAGGGAGCTCGAGAGGGGGAGGAGCATCTCCTCCCTGAGGAGGGAGGCTGCTCTCCTGATAGGGGTCGGGGAGGGGGAACTGGAGGAGAAGATAGCCCCCATAGAGGCAGTCTTCTCACTATTAGATCATACTAAAGCGATATCCTTCATGATAGCTGATGGTTTGGTACCATCTAACGTCAACGAGGGCTATCTCGGGAGGCTCTTGATAAGGAGGAGCCTCAGGATACTGAACAAATTGGGGAGCGAGGTCCCACTATCCGAGCTCGCAGTTAAGCAAGCCGATTACTGGTCCTCGAAGGGATTCCCGGAGCTCAGGGAAGCCGCGGATAGGATAGCTGAGATAGTGAGCATAGAGGAGGAGAGGTACCGGGAAGCTGTAGAGAGGGGGGTTAAGGTAGTCTCTGAATTAATTAAGGAGAAGGGTAGGATAAGTGTCGATGACTTAATAATGCTCTACGATTCTCACGGCCTCTCCCCGGATATAGTGCAGAGGGTAGTTGGCGATTTAGATGTCCCTGATAACTTCTTCGAGATGATAGCAGCTAAGCACGAGGCTAGGAAGCCCGAGCCACCTAAGTTATTCGAGAAGATCGATGAGTTGAGGAAGTACCCCCCGACTAAGCTCCTGTATTATCAAGATCCCTACTTACTGGAGTTCGAGGCCAGAGTGCTGGGTTACGTCGATGGGAAGATGTTACTCGATAGGACAGCATTCTACCCTGAGGGCGGTGGGCAGCCATCGGATGTAGGCTCTATAGAGTGGAGGGGGATCGAAGCTAGGGTAGTGGGGGTCGAGAAGCACGGGAGCTGGGTCCTCCACTCACTTGATGGGGGCTCCCCTCCCGTGGGTGAGGTGATAAGAGCTAGAGTGGATCCGAGGAGGCTGAACAGGATGAGGCATCATACAGCCACTCACGTCATACTAGAGGCAGCTAGGAGGGTCCTGGGCTCTCACGTATGGCAGTGGGGGGCTCAGAAGGGGGACGAGGAGAGCAGGTTAGATATAACGCATTACAAGAGCATAAGCCAGGAGGAGCTGAGGAGGATAGAGATGCTAGCTAATGAAGTGGTCATGAGGAACATACCAGTCAGGACTCTCTGGTTAGTGAGGACGGATGCCGAGAGAAGGTACGGTTTCACCCTCTATCAAGGCGGCGTCGTACCCGATCCAGTCCTCAGGGTAGTCGAGATAGAGGGCTTCAACGCTCAAGCTTGCGGAGGGACTCACGTCCTCAGGACAGGGGATATAGGGCTGATAAAGATATGGAGGGCTAGGAAGATACAGGATGGTGTGATAAGGTTGGAGTTCTCAGCAGGGGCTCCGGCTGTGAAGAGGATCATAGATTATCATCAGAAGATAAAGGATATAGCTCAGAGCGCTGGAGTAAGTGAGGAGGAAGTTGA from Candidatus Korarchaeum sp. encodes:
- the rpl12p gene encoding 50S ribosomal protein P1 produces the protein MEYIYAALMLHELKGKVEASDLEQVLRAAGAEPDQARIKQLVNAISNVNLEELISQATAMPVAVAPAAAPTEKRVEEKKEEKKKEERKEEEEAALAGLGALFG
- the alaS gene encoding alanine--tRNA ligase; this encodes MREIEVEFLRSRGYVRKRCPKCGEYFWTLKERETCGEAPCEPYTFIGHRKQDKSLEEVREDFLRFFESKGHTRINRYPVIARWREDLFLTSASIVDFQPFITAGIVPPPANPLTISQPCIRLKDIDKVGPTMGRHLSIFEMMAHHAFNTKEKFVYWIDRTVELFHEYATSVLGIPEEEITYKEGIWEGGGNAGPDLEPIVGGLEIATLVFMQYRVEDGRYVPMDTKVVDTGYGLERITWFLRGDPTGFHAVYGDLLYDFMSELGVREPDSSLLSEYSKVSSILRELERGRSISSLRREAALLIGVGEGELEEKIAPIEAVFSLLDHTKAISFMIADGLVPSNVNEGYLGRLLIRRSLRILNKLGSEVPLSELAVKQADYWSSKGFPELREAADRIAEIVSIEEERYREAVERGVKVVSELIKEKGRISVDDLIMLYDSHGLSPDIVQRVVGDLDVPDNFFEMIAAKHEARKPEPPKLFEKIDELRKYPPTKLLYYQDPYLLEFEARVLGYVDGKMLLDRTAFYPEGGGQPSDVGSIEWRGIEARVVGVEKHGSWVLHSLDGGSPPVGEVIRARVDPRRLNRMRHHTATHVILEAARRVLGSHVWQWGAQKGDEESRLDITHYKSISQEELRRIEMLANEVVMRNIPVRTLWLVRTDAERRYGFTLYQGGVVPDPVLRVVEIEGFNAQACGGTHVLRTGDIGLIKIWRARKIQDGVIRLEFSAGAPAVKRIIDYHQKIKDIAQSAGVSEEEVDSFFRGMMEELRELRRERKRIMKEAEERSIERALETYETIGGHKLSIVRLESVSIDEGIKLVDRVSSDKRIVLLTKEYGDRVELALFASNHREGEIDAGSLLREISREMGGGGGGNWKLGKGSVPKDKLDEFVGVLRKRLEGI